Proteins co-encoded in one Ooceraea biroi isolate clonal line C1 chromosome 9, Obir_v5.4, whole genome shotgun sequence genomic window:
- the LOC105287056 gene encoding pancreatic lipase-related protein 2: MQSVNVLLVLLVIAVTASIAGKLQTVKLLAARNRAMLRRIAINREEKSKVCYDLVGCFADPPSHLSIKRPPEHPSEIQTKFFFYTRVDRRNPEPLQYGDNLWSIEHSRFNASKLLKVLIHGYKGSGSDAGVVLGANLLLDIEDANVIIVDWTRGAGGNYGTAVANSELVGRQLALILLDVINLGIDPVDIHVIGFSLGAHVAGCASEVLKRKNLLLGRITGLDPASPFFRHHLFREKSRKLDATDAHLVDVIHTDGSQDFADGFGLLKPIGHIDFFPNGGREQPGCTDVKNSVVVSHLKEELLDRNIACSHLRAWQLFVESIRTQKGKCKFIGWPCPQGGISYAKGMCFPMESTEWNQEMGYAANRGPLGIYYLATRAETPFCGQPLRASVMTSEDMLKTSGILLFKVFLGNSTTLFRIQCTLPKLRNEWMVFYNIAAAEFDALLGNTKAITGIVSYKRIGNDTEEDATQEPDTDMILFNKLTLEDRKGHRWEYCRTNTAINAQEVYVELKKEHCTPL, encoded by the exons ATGCAGTCAGTCAACGTTCTTCTCGTTTTGCTGGTGATCGCCGTCACCGCATCAATCGCTGGAAAGTTACAGACTG TGAAACTTCTCGCGGCGCGGAATCGCGCTATGCTACGGCGAATCGCCATTAATCGCGAGGAAAAATCCAAAGTTTGTTACG ACCTAGTCGGTTGCTTCGCGGATCCGCCGTCACATTTGTCGATAAAACGGCCGCCCGAGCATCCGAGCGAGATCCAGACTAAATTCTTCTTCTACACACGAGTGGACCGACGAAATCCAGAACCGTTGCAGTACGGCGACAACTTGTGGTCCATCGAGCACTCGCGTTTCAACGCCAGCAAGCTTCTTAAAGTCTTGATACACGGTTACAAGGGCAGCGGCAGCGATGCCGGCGTCGTGCTCGGAGCGAATTTACTTCTCGACATA GAGGACGCGAACGTCATCATCGTGGATTGGACACGAGGCGCGGGCGGCAACTACGGAACCGCTGTAGCAAACAGCGAACTGGTTGGTCGACAATTGGCTCTGATTCTCCTGGACGTTATCAATTTGGGAATCGATCCTGTCGACATCCATGTGATCGGTTTTAGTCTTGGTGCACACGTGGCCGGTTGCGCCTCGGAAGTGCTAAAGAGGAAGAATCTGCTACTGGGTCGCATAACAGGTCTCGATCCGGCGTCCCCGTTCTTCAGGCACCATCTGTTCAGGGAGAAGTCGAGGAAGCTGGATGCCACCGACGCCCATCTCGTTGATGTCATTCATACCGATGGCTCACAAGATTTCGCAGACGGTTTTGGTCTACTTAAACCTATAGGACACATCGATTTCTTCCCGAATGGCGGTAGGGAGCAACCTGGGTGCACCGACGTGAAGAACTCGGTGGTGGTGAGTCATTTGAAAG AAGAGCTATTGGATCGGAATATAGCATGCAGCCATCTGAGAGCTTGGCAACTCTTTGTAGAGAGCATTCGCACGCAGAAAGGAAAGTGTAAATTTATCGGGTGGCCCTGTCCACAAGGTGGAATATCCTATGCGAAGGGAATGTGTTTCCCCATGGAATCTACCGAATGGAATCAAGAAATGGGTTACGCGGCTAATCGTGGACCTCTGGGGATCTATTATCTGGCGACTAGAGCCGAAACGCCATTTTGTG GCCAACCGCTCAGAGCATCAGTGATGACATCCGAGGATATGTTGAAAACGTCTGGCATATTACTTTTCAAAGTCTTTCTCGGTAATTCCACAACGCTCTTCAGGATACAATGCAC ATTGCCCAAACTGAGAAATGAATGGATGGTATTTTATAACATCGCGGCGGCGGAATTCGACGCTTTGCTAGGAAACACTAAAGCGATCACTGGTATCGTCTCGTACAAGCGCATCGGCAATGATACAGAAGAAGACGCTACGCAGGAACCAGACACGGATATGATACTTTTCAACAAACTTACTCTCGAGGATCGCAAGGGTCACAG GTGGGAGTACTGCAGAACAAATACCGCAATCAATGCGCAAGAGGTATACGTGGAATTAAAAAAGGAACATTGCACGCCGTTgtga
- the LOC105287046 gene encoding uncharacterized protein LOC105287046, whose amino-acid sequence MSVINYFVIVRPFKPGDEIRCKQLIKDGVMCSRSATFRGILLKEIVFMLMIMSFAISFIFFGMSVTNCFLVIPVVGFLVYVVTYLSFAIKLAEINEEIANISRVYMSNMFSCFWVAEAYEPYLMTKHPKEITYIVTTEEKFNQMTKFDQNTNVAQLTKKIVGTVSLSKHQKLNGSAWIKRLYVHEQYRRKGIATCLLNVAVEFAVKNRYRYAEIVASEYTEGGKELCRKNDFQLKQRYHKHVLGPFVTIIMSIYTFPIFGRVKCTP is encoded by the exons ATGTcggttattaattatttcgttatCGTGCGTCCCTTCAAGCCGGGCGACGAGATACGTTGCAAGCAATTAATAAAAGACGGCGTGATGTGCTCGCGCAGCGCCACGTTTCGCGGGATATTGTTGAAGGAAATAGTTTTCATGCTAATGATCATGTCCTTCGCGATTAGCTTTATCTTCTTCGGGATGTCGGTGACCAATTGCTTCCTCGTTATACCCGTGGTCGGCTTCCTGGTGTACGTCGTTACGTACCTAAGCTTCGCCATAAAGTTGGCGGAAATTAATGAAGAGATAGCCAACATCTCGAG GGTCTACATGTCCAATATGTTCTCATGCTTTTGGGTCGCAGAAGCGTACGAGCCGTACTTGATGACAAAGCATCCAAAGGAAATTACATACATTGTGACGacagaagaaaaatttaatcagaTGACAAAATTTGATCAGAACACAAATGTTGCTCAGTTAACCAAAAAGATTGTGGGGACCGTTAGCTTGTCCAAGCATCAGAAGTTAAATGGCAGCGCGTGGATAAAAAGGCTGTATGTGCACGAGCAGTATAGGAGGAAAGGTATCGCGACGTGCCTGCTTAATGTCGCTGTGGAGTTTGCTGTTAAAAATCGCTACAGATATGCAGAGATAGTGGCCTCCGAGTATACGGAAGGAGGTAAAGAATTGTGTCGTAAGAACGATTTCCAATTGAAGCAGAGGTATCATAAGCATGTCCTAGGACCATTCGTAACGATAATAATGTCTATATATACGTTTCCAATATTTGGGAGAGTTAAATGCACGCCTTGA
- the LOC105287047 gene encoding L-galactose dehydrogenase isoform X1 encodes MYEDILESSAKWRQKPTSHAFPPTYLEGFHDPEAVKAMQYKKLGKTDLIVSELSFGAGPLGCHYGTYDEADAIEAVRQAIKQGVNYIDTAPWYGQGRSETTLGKALKGIPRQAYYIATKVGRYELDYDNMFDFTVAKTKKSFKKSLELLGVDYVDVIQVHDIEFAPSLDIIITQTLPELSKQVAEGRARYIGITGYPVSVLKECIERSNINIDSILSYSRLSLIDDTLLEYVPFFKKHNVGIINAAVLSMGLLTNDGPQKWHPASDETKKQCACAAEYCKDRDVELCQLAMWHSMQHADVTTNLIGIQTTKQLKMNLDILRNGITEKGKALLQEVQEKFLSKVKNQHWEGKEIQAYRVAMKDKM; translated from the exons atgtaCGAAGATATTCTCGAAAGTAGTGCGAAATGGAGACAAAAACC gACATCTCACGCATTTCCCCCGACTTACCTCGAAGGCTTTCACGATCCCGAAGCGGTGAAAGCCATGCAATATAAAAAGCTTGGGAAAACGGACTTGATTGTGAGCGAATTATCTTTCGGCGCCGGTCCACTTGGTTGTCATTACgg cACGTACGATGAGGCCGATGCTATTGAAGCGGTACGTCAAGCGATAAAGCAAGGTGTCAATTATATCGACACGGCACCATGGTACGGTCAAGGTCGGTCCGAAACAACACTTGGCAAG GCGTTGAAAGGAATCCCGCGACAAGCTTACTACATCGCAACGAAAGTTGGCAGATACGAATTGGATTACGACAACATGTTTGATTTTACAGTCGCGAAGACCAAGAAGAGCTTTAAGAAGAGCCTGGAACTGTTGGGGGTGGATTACGTCGACGTTATACAG GTTCACGATATCGAGTTTGCACCATCATTGGATATAATAATCACGCAAACCTTACCGGAACTGTCGAAACAAGTGGCTGAGGGTAGGGCCAGGTACATAGGCATAACCGGGTATCCAGTATCGGTATTGAAGGAATGTATCGAAAGGAGtaacataaatatagataGTATATTGAGTTATTCGAGACTCAGTTTGATTGACGATACTTTGTTGGAGTACGTTCCGTTCTTCAAG AAACATAACGTTGGTATAATCAACGCTGCCGTACTGTCCATGGGTCTTTTGACGAATGATGGTCCACAGAAGTGGCATCCAGCCTCCGATGAAACGAAGAAACAATGTGCATGTGCCGCAGAATATTGCAAA GATCGCGACGTGGAACTCTGCCAACTGGCGATGTGGCATTCTATGCAACACGCGGATGTGACCACCAATTTAATTGGCATACAAACTACGaagcaattaaaaatgaatttggATATCTTGCGAAATGGTATCACGGAGAAGGGGAAAGCTCTGCTTCAAGAGGTCcaagaaaa ATTTTTATCAAAGGTGAAGAATCAGCACTGGGAGGGTAAAGAGATCCAAGCATACCGGGTGGCCATGAAAgacaaaatgtga
- the LOC105287047 gene encoding L-galactose dehydrogenase isoform X2 — protein MTSHAFPPTYLEGFHDPEAVKAMQYKKLGKTDLIVSELSFGAGPLGCHYGTYDEADAIEAVRQAIKQGVNYIDTAPWYGQGRSETTLGKALKGIPRQAYYIATKVGRYELDYDNMFDFTVAKTKKSFKKSLELLGVDYVDVIQVHDIEFAPSLDIIITQTLPELSKQVAEGRARYIGITGYPVSVLKECIERSNINIDSILSYSRLSLIDDTLLEYVPFFKKHNVGIINAAVLSMGLLTNDGPQKWHPASDETKKQCACAAEYCKDRDVELCQLAMWHSMQHADVTTNLIGIQTTKQLKMNLDILRNGITEKGKALLQEVQEKFLSKVKNQHWEGKEIQAYRVAMKDKM, from the exons at gACATCTCACGCATTTCCCCCGACTTACCTCGAAGGCTTTCACGATCCCGAAGCGGTGAAAGCCATGCAATATAAAAAGCTTGGGAAAACGGACTTGATTGTGAGCGAATTATCTTTCGGCGCCGGTCCACTTGGTTGTCATTACgg cACGTACGATGAGGCCGATGCTATTGAAGCGGTACGTCAAGCGATAAAGCAAGGTGTCAATTATATCGACACGGCACCATGGTACGGTCAAGGTCGGTCCGAAACAACACTTGGCAAG GCGTTGAAAGGAATCCCGCGACAAGCTTACTACATCGCAACGAAAGTTGGCAGATACGAATTGGATTACGACAACATGTTTGATTTTACAGTCGCGAAGACCAAGAAGAGCTTTAAGAAGAGCCTGGAACTGTTGGGGGTGGATTACGTCGACGTTATACAG GTTCACGATATCGAGTTTGCACCATCATTGGATATAATAATCACGCAAACCTTACCGGAACTGTCGAAACAAGTGGCTGAGGGTAGGGCCAGGTACATAGGCATAACCGGGTATCCAGTATCGGTATTGAAGGAATGTATCGAAAGGAGtaacataaatatagataGTATATTGAGTTATTCGAGACTCAGTTTGATTGACGATACTTTGTTGGAGTACGTTCCGTTCTTCAAG AAACATAACGTTGGTATAATCAACGCTGCCGTACTGTCCATGGGTCTTTTGACGAATGATGGTCCACAGAAGTGGCATCCAGCCTCCGATGAAACGAAGAAACAATGTGCATGTGCCGCAGAATATTGCAAA GATCGCGACGTGGAACTCTGCCAACTGGCGATGTGGCATTCTATGCAACACGCGGATGTGACCACCAATTTAATTGGCATACAAACTACGaagcaattaaaaatgaatttggATATCTTGCGAAATGGTATCACGGAGAAGGGGAAAGCTCTGCTTCAAGAGGTCcaagaaaa ATTTTTATCAAAGGTGAAGAATCAGCACTGGGAGGGTAAAGAGATCCAAGCATACCGGGTGGCCATGAAAgacaaaatgtga